In the genome of Eggerthella sp. YY7918, one region contains:
- a CDS encoding ABC transporter permease subunit: MNKTLFAKELRANLFVTVIIAAVIVMYVAVIVSMFDPELNQSLDAMMQSMPELFAAFGMATQATTLVDYLINYLYGFLLTIFPFVLILILANKLMVRYLDRGTMAYLLATPNSRVRIATTLAGVMIAAMVLVFAVTVVSEVGCSEFMFPDDLDTEALMRANAGLLALWLFLAGMCFLSACLFSNAGCALWVGGGLGIAFFLMQMVAQVGDKFEFLNTVNPLTLYDAYGLAANEASATTGAVILAVAGVVLFVLAIAVFSRRNLSI; encoded by the coding sequence ATGAATAAAACGCTGTTTGCAAAAGAGCTGCGGGCCAACCTGTTCGTCACCGTCATTATTGCCGCAGTCATCGTGATGTACGTTGCCGTTATCGTAAGCATGTTTGATCCGGAGCTCAACCAAAGCCTGGATGCCATGATGCAGAGCATGCCCGAATTGTTTGCGGCATTCGGCATGGCAACGCAGGCCACCACCCTCGTCGATTACCTGATCAACTATCTGTACGGATTTTTGCTTACCATCTTCCCCTTCGTGCTTATCCTCATTCTGGCGAACAAACTGATGGTGCGCTACCTTGACCGTGGAACGATGGCGTATTTGCTGGCCACGCCGAACAGCCGCGTGCGCATTGCCACCACCCTCGCCGGCGTTATGATCGCTGCAATGGTTCTGGTGTTTGCTGTAACCGTCGTGAGCGAGGTGGGTTGTAGCGAGTTCATGTTCCCCGACGATCTGGATACGGAAGCCCTTATGCGCGCCAATGCCGGTCTTCTTGCGCTGTGGTTGTTTCTGGCAGGCATGTGTTTTCTTTCGGCGTGTCTGTTTTCCAACGCGGGCTGTGCGCTGTGGGTGGGAGGCGGCTTGGGAATCGCCTTCTTCCTCATGCAGATGGTGGCGCAGGTGGGCGACAAGTTCGAATTCCTCAATACCGTCAATCCGCTGACCCTTTACGATGCCTACGGACTGGCGGCCAATGAAGCCTCGGCCACAACGGGCGCTGTGATCTTGGCGGTAGCAGGCGTTGTACTGTTCGTCCTTGCCATCGCGGTCTTTTCCCGCCGCAACCTGAGCATCTAA